Within the Melitaea cinxia chromosome 12, ilMelCinx1.1, whole genome shotgun sequence genome, the region ACGCACTTGTTTTCAGTTGACTATTGACATTTGTCAATGCGGTGTTTGAGATTGGTTTTTGTCATAACAttgatattgaaattaatacataaaaagtaattttgtttccatgttataatattacttaaaacgTAAAAATGCTTTGTCCCGAAGTATGGAATTTCCCATCCCCCAAAGTGATAACGTCGTACAAGAAACGTATTAATTTAGAAGCTGTTACAGAGAATGTAGAATTAAACAGCTTTTATAAAAGTGCAATCATAACTTGTCCAGATGAATTACATACGCCTCAACATATATCTGACATTCTACTAGAAGATAGtgattattataaagtaaacaaTTGTTCTTTGGATGAATTTTTGGACCCGattttcattcataatttcGTCAAAGCGGGTAAGCTTTACTGTTTAACATCGGACACAAACTGCATAGTACACAACTGCGCCGCAGTAACTCCGAACGGGATACTAACCTTACATTTACTGGAGCCGATATATCAGACATTAGGCTTAGAAGGACGAAAGTGCCCTCACAACTATTATGAAGTTAAAATtgacttaattaatttaaaaaactatgaGAAAACTAGAAAAGCTTTAAGAAAACTTCATACATTCAGTTTTTACATCTCTTGGGAGCCAGATACAGATACCGTTTGTCCATCTTCAATTGCAAAGTATTTATGTGACATAAATTTAGAAGTCACATGCCACAGCCTTGAAGTAAAGAAAGTAACGCCAGATATCAAATCAATACCGACATTAGTGGACACCGATATTGAGGAAATGGTAGAATGGGTCGGGATGTTGGCACACGAGGGGGATTTACGTCCTACAGAGGGCTATGTAAGCTTATACTGTGAACCAGAATGCTCAGCGCCTTTACAATCATCACGGATATCATTACTCATCATCAAAGGATTCTTAACACCCAACATATTATCAAATGTGTGTAAATCTCTATCTGATTATGTGGTTTCTCGAGATTTAGAAAACTATTGGGCGTCGATTAGCATACAGAGTATGGAAAATAGTTTGTGGCAATGGAGCCCGAGTAGTCCCAAAATGTTTCAAGCGCATAACTGTTCttctaatattttcttttgtaaagaTGGTTGTACATTATTTTCAATAGGACAATTAAAGTATTCAtaaaatttgtctttttttatttatttcaatagaacatcttattaaatttatataaaattatttataaatctctAAGTCTGATGAATTGAAcattataaaaaactaaaattgaagtgtaatacttgatataaatttaaaattccagtacaggattttttttaaaacgttaatactatcattgtttatttaataaaaatgatatatagtGATCGACTACTAAGTACGTTTCTTCAAACAGAGTCTACAAAATCTCTTATGctctcataactcggtatgagagtTTGGCCTGCAtatgtccatgttttatgagattttttccataggataGGTGTTATAAATCCCTTTCCACTGGATAaaaatcattcatcatcatcatcattggccttagtccgtctattgcagaagatttagacagtgtcaaaatatgataaaaataacctACCTTGCTCATCTAtttaaagtcaaatttaaaaatggtattggatttttttttcacgagGAATGCAATCTATTACACCTATAACAGAACCCCATTTCAAGGAACATAGTTAGAAGTCGAAAACTTGTATATCAAAATCTCCACAGAATACTTAACCGACTTAGGTATTTTCTGTTTTTCTGTGAAAAACACGActcaaaagtaatttttacgAATACTATGAGATTATTAAAcatagaaattttattaaaactgctTTATGAGATTAGCAATTATCAATATATACTCTTTATAAAACTTTCGTACACCTACGATGTATTGATGTCCTTAGAATTGTCGATATTTACAATTGCTGTAATTTGGTGATCGTacacacgcttcagcctgtaatatcccactactgggcataggcctttttccccatgtaggagaaggatcagagcttaatccaccacgctgctccaatgcgggttggcggatatattccctactatgagtaacgatcgctatcaggtgtacatgataacaaccgggaccgacggcttaacgtgttctccgaggcacggtggggagacccacaaggactgcataaacacccagaccacggcaaacacctgtatggccaatacaaatgtttggcatgtgcggggatcgaacccgcaaccgccagcgcaacaggtacaatccatggctataaccgttgcgccaacgcggcaaatttctttttgtgttgtctactctaagtttattaaaatcaatgatataaaactataattggccaGAAGGAATTGAATAACCACTTCAATCAACCGCCGATTAACCCACTGATGTACTGTCAAAAACTGGCTGTCTCCGgacttttataatataattcacTTTAAGCACTTGCCATAggcaaaatcatcggcgaaaagctgatggagccatagtctcTAAAGAAGAAGTGGTGatcaaagtaatataattttaaagatggGACAAAAAAGTTTGGGAAAcaacgatttaaataaaaagcaaattcaaatataagtatttactgAATAACCAAGCTGCAGACTGATATTTCTAATACCAACATTCCCTGCACCGGATACAAACTAGACCAACATAATAACTATTTACTGTTACACGTCCGGAATGCACAGAATATGCAAAGTTTGGAATAGACTTTGTTAACACTACATTTAAATGATTAAATCATTTTACTTATTTCTCAGAGAcgagatatattatttttataagctaATATCTGCAAGAGAATTAgcacttaacattttttttattaataaggggcagtatttaaaaaaaaaaacatgaaaaatttATGCTTTGGCTAGTCCAATGACACCGCAAGCAATACGGGCCCCAGCATTTCCTGTGGTCTTGCTAAGCTCATGACCTCCTACTCCGAGGTCATCTGGGTCAGCGTGGACTACCAACGTACGTCCGACGATACTGTTCGGTCCCGTTAGGGAGATTTGGGAGTCTTGGATGTTTACCTGAAAAACCAAGTTTTGTTATTAGAACACGCATACTtaaattttcgttttaattaattaaaattccaaGTTTAGGAGTTTGCCAATTACGCTGTCAAATAGAAGGAGGGAGTTTTACTTTGCTTAGGGTAATGAGATATGCCAAAGAGTGGCAACGGTCAAATGAAATGCATGTTTGCAGTTTATTAtattagccgacttcaaaaatagaagaggttctcaattcgactgtatttttttatatctgttacctcataacttcttGCTctgtggaccaatttcgataattcttttttttttttttatcaaaaggtgGGTGCTTGTCATACGGtctcatttcaatttaatcaagatctggcaagtactttttgagctatctctaataaagcgtatttacttgactatattttcatctacctacgttgtattactggtccatgtaaatgaagtcgggtttttttttttttttgtttgaatccAACCATTTATTACAACCAAACAATTATTATTCCctttgtcataattttttttggtgACGGCTGAAAGTGTACCTTAACTTCAAAAGGGGAGAGAAGAATccaaaatgctaatattttacGTGACCTGATTTTACAGACTTCCCCGAAACTGTGTAAgcatttttggttttaaaataaatgacaaaagTAATTGAGACTACAACTAATAAGTTATTCTGAGTTATTTACGCACACTTAATGTCAGGCGCGTAACACATAATTAttcttttgtttaattaattaattctttggCATTGACATTCGTGATACATTAAAGGGCAAATAGCATGTccctataaatattaatattttatttagtgaccgaggaaacattttaaacataatgttaacaaaaacaatatattcCTTTTAATATTCTCAAGatattatagaataaataaaatattaatatgattaactatagttgttattattaaaggCTTATTGGTTAATAAGTTTAatcaattttcataatttttattatcatgatgtattatgtaaaaaaaaatatatatatatttttacacttGACTATCCGAATGCCTAACaacagaattattaaaattaaaacaaagtgTTTGAGTGTGCTAAAGCGTCATAAATCGATTGTAACTATTgtactacacgactgaagtaaaacttctttagcaatagacctgcactgtgtcttagatacacGAGACGTACTGGCTAAGAGAGGAAGAAAATGTGTGTTCACACCCCTCTCtagctccgttcgcctcgctcggtcacacttttcgtaacgctctcatcatgCATTAATcatcaagtcaagcgtgcgtaaagaagttttacttaaataattgtgtttgctcgcaaacgaaaaaaaccgacttcaattacatagacgagtaatacaacgtagatcgacgaaaaaatactcaagtaacgacgcgttatcaaggattaatcaaaaagtagttatcagatcttaatgaaatttatatgtgaccacatgataaacatcaactttcgattaaattaaaaattatcaaaatcggtacacccagtaaaaagttattgcggattttcaagagtttccctcgatttctctgagatcccatcatcagatcctggtttccttatcatggtactaaactaggaatatcttctttcaaacaaaaaaagaattatcaaaatcggtacacccagtaaaaagttattgcggattttcaagagtttccctcgatttctctgggatcccatcatcagatcctggtttccttatcatggtactaaactagggatatctcctttccaacaaaaatcgaattgaaaacctcctccttttttggaagtcggttaaaaaaaaaacaataaacaagaattttttaactattattcaCTTggaagaaaacaaataaattacctTTGTAACACCACCAGCCGATGTAGCTTCAATGTTACCGAGATCACCAACATGTCTGACTGCTGCGTCGGGGGCTCCGTGGTCTTGTTTCAAAGGGTTGAAGTGAGGACCAGCCGATGTGCATCCatttgtattgtcaccaaactCATGGATGTGGAAACCGTGCAAACCCTGAATggtgaaaattaattaattaatttgttatttatttcatttatactcTTCATTGTAAAATCAAAtccaataacatattacaaataaagagcAGTGTaaaaaggtggtcttatcgctaggagAGCAACTCTTTTAGAcgacattattaataatttggttaagttttatatttgtaaagacGTAGGAAAATTACTTTTGACATAATAATTTTGCATTTGAGGAATTTTTCACCACTTGAaaccaaaaaaagaaattatctaTATTGCGCAGACTAacttatatagaggagtgcaaacactaatattcttttaaattatgcataaaaaatacaataaatcaataaaaaacatcacacacactaccatttatttgacacacacacataattatactcctttgtttattattatagaagtatagtctttcaCAACAGAACCTTAGAAatgttcaaattttttatttaaattaattatggtcaaatttcgaccacagGGCAACCActtgttttaataaaacctaattaaattaataagtttcattaaaataatggttaaatttatgaattataGTAGTAACGATGTAACAAATTGTTATTTCTTGTACCTAAATggtgattttaaatttattataatatttttttttttcggagtATTATTGAGAAATGTTGCGAAAGAGAGCTTGGTCGGTAGTCAGtactattactatatattatataaatgattttcCTAGTTTTCTGCGGTCGAAACCGTGAGTAGACGATAGCAAGAGGCCATCCATAAATTGTGACATAGAATATATAGATGATGATATATAATAGATGAAGGGTGGGGAGCAGTAAAAATTGTTTGACATCACGTTTCAAAACTTCTAGATTTCACACgtgttaatttgaagaaaaaaatagcctactagcctttctcggtaaataagttatttaacaCAAAGTGTATAATTTGgaaatcattatattatttagttataattgttagaatagttctaaaaaataaaactagataGCGCTGCCCTATGTTTAAACATGCTAATGTTTCGTTTTCTAAATTACATAtagtttaagaatatttttaataaattgctaTGCGTTTTCCGGGTATATGGTAGTTTTACTGCTCTATCGACTGAGAGAAACAAAgaattttcaattcaaaccaaTAGTCTCTTAGATTAGTGCTATTAAACagacaaacttttcagctttatattagtatagatataattgatggtattgaaataatttttactttcatacctataataaaaaaaaagtgaaatgaACGCtatgttattgaaaaataattttgacggatataaaaattcttaaaaacgatgtttcaatttattaaataataatttataggtgtaaaataaaaataaaaatgtgacaTCACACTAGGTAAGGTCTCACAAATGTGACCATCTGTAATTATAAGGATGTGTCAAAAAAATCGTGACATTCATGTGACCTAATTTATGGATGGTCCCTAATTGAAATAAAGAACTGTactgtatgtaggtatgtatttcTGAACTGATAACAGATAACTATTTACAAATAACACAATGATCAATATTAACAGTagcacttaaatattttttcattatcacGAAAGCAAGGTCATCTGACCCAGTCTTATATCAGATAGGTATGTTTTGTTATTgcacaatattataaaaacaacaggagcattatttaattgtatttaagcGTTACttccattttaaatattatactttcaagacattttatttatgtttacttttatttcgcaacacataaaattattgtttttttttttttttttttttaataatactgaatatttgtaattactaatttatttattttgtaattttaatttcattgggGTTCTGTTTCACCAATTGTGGATagtgcaatttttttatatgtatataactaggtcggcaaataagcgtatggctcacctgatggtaagcgattaccatagcttatggacgtctgcaacactagaagcattgcaagcgtgttgccgatccTATTCCTAATCtccccctggagctctggtcacctcaagTCACCTCTGTTGGtgaacaggaacacaataatgcttaaaagcagtattatttagcctgtggtcttctgtaaggtcgaggtactaccccaatcgggctgctccatattttgagcaggaaattttctggtgtgctctacctcagttaaaataatcgtatatattatattcccatttatatattaaatttaaagttgcAGTTTATTTATTGAGGAGAAACGTCCTACTAGCCTATTCCACCTCCCGCTGTCAGTCTATTTGTATTGTCATAcgtcaaatagcattatccacAATAGGTGAAGCAGGCCCTTAACTCATATTagggttgaataaaataaatatttacaagaaaAGTAATAGTTGCAAgtcattataaatatacaatgcgtagtaatatatattaagtatgtgtatgtatatgcatGATTCAATAAATTTTCCTTCCAATCTTTCCTTGCAGCTGTCTTTATTAacctttaattaaatataaatttaaaaagcagCTGTCTTTATTAacctttaattaaatataaatttaaaaatccttAACTGTCTGTTCtaaaggtaagcaacttaatgcttgtgttatagataacagcaaACTGTTATagcataacatatttttttcccagaaaaaaataattatatatgaaaatataaaattacattcattatatattttttaatcgaatgatGTTCCTTCTCAAgtggtgccatttaaatttgatcagttctgtaaaatactttttcagttatccctaataatgtgtAGTTAATTTACTGGTTTTCTGACtgtctacattgtattacttttcaatgtaaatttaaaaggttttttttacgtttacaAGCAAACACCATTATTATAGCCATCTTCTACCAACACTTGCCTAGAAGAGATTTTTGTTATAGTGATAAGACGTCCTCTTGAGCATATTTTTACATTCCTATGTAAATCATTTTTAGTGTGCATTAgactatgaaaaataaaaaacaataattaaccTTTGACAGGCCAGAGACTTCTCCACTAACGATGACTGGAGAATTAGCATCCtgtaataaaagaataattaattttaataagcttattattgatttatcttGACAATTTTAAGAGCAgcttaatttcttttttcttcaaaaacTTGGAATtctcattttacaaattaaaaattaattaaaactaaaataaggcTATATACCAAATCGGAATGTATATTCTGCATAGAAGAACCAGCAATCAGTATttagtatttgtaaaaaaaaaacattgttttattataattgtattaaaatcttCCATAAAATATAGTTAGTAAATCCATAAACCCTATTTTTATATACACGACTACGGCTTATCTAATTTTAAGAGATTACTGTGGCCTGTGGCCTACAAACGTGCTGCTTACCCTACTCTCAATTACtgccggagctctggtcaccttactcaccacaggaacataacactgcttgaaagcagtattatttagctgtgatcttctgtaaggtcgaggtagtacccccatcgggctgctccattttcttaaacaggaaatttcctgctgtgctctacctcattAAAGTTAATCCGATCATAACATATAACAATCTACGTAATATCTGCcctatctaataaaaaaataagagagaaaaataagataatttaaaaacattacaccCAGTTTAAAACTATACAAACTTGAAGTAGCTTCTAGAATATGTCTACATATAGAACCGCACTTCAATAATCACATACATTCTTCTATAAACAAGTCATAATTTCCTTTGCACGTACCCTATCAAACTACGTCAGCGCTCAAGGTTATCATGACATgccacaaaaaaataatgatttaaaaaaaaataccttctGGTCGAAGAAAACTGTGCCGCTAACATCACCGTTTAATACACACACTGCTTTGGCCGGCATTGTTATGCAATTAGAGTTCTAATAAGATTATAATATTGACAATCAATCAAATATATAGCTAATGCGGATATAAATTATTGCGATAGTTTCAAAAACCCGTCAATCACTGATGTTCACGGCGCTACAGTCTACaagacaataatttattataatttaataaaatataaaaggtaAAGTGCGTCGTCCGGTTTCTTCCGATATTCACACAGATTAAAACACTGATTCTGACATGTAAATGAATGAAGTAatctgaaaaataataattacaattctCAAATGATATTACGTGAAACGAAACACAAAACTcccttaaaaacttaaaaagggatatttttaaatgcacaCCAAAAACTTAATTATCATCCAGCAATATTTTGTATCAATGAAGTCTTTAATacatcaaatatattatgttacagCAAGTGAACCAAtggattattaaaataacattacaaatatttcgaaaaataacaTCAATAGATGCTTGCACCTTTTTTCTCAGatgttaaacaaaaaattgttttgtgtacaaatgaaaaaaaaattgtcgtacCAACGTAAAAACCTTTGTGAGCTCCTGCTAAACACTTTGCTAAAAATCATAACATGATCTAATGCATAGGTAGTTctaattctataaaggacatacagacttacatttatttgtataaatgtataattctcgttgttagttaaaatactcctctgaaacggatAGAccgatttttttgaaattttgtgtgcatatcgtgtggtctgagaatcggccaacatttattttcatactcctaaggtATAAGGGGGCGGGGGATTAAAGGggttaattattacatatataattattattattttaatagttatatatatatatatatatatatatatatatatattgttttagagAAACGCAAATATAGTCTTTATTTTGGGATTTCTATTAAAAGGAACAGAAAAagtataactattattataaaacaacatttaaagcctttatttaaactaatttccttacaatcttaatgtaaaaataattctgtcatcacaacaaagttttatttttctgtcctgacaat harbors:
- the LOC123658321 gene encoding ribonuclease P protein subunit p40-like; translated protein: MLCPEVWNFPSPKVITSYKKRINLEAVTENVELNSFYKSAIITCPDELHTPQHISDILLEDSDYYKVNNCSLDEFLDPIFIHNFVKAGKLYCLTSDTNCIVHNCAAVTPNGILTLHLLEPIYQTLGLEGRKCPHNYYEVKIDLINLKNYEKTRKALRKLHTFSFYISWEPDTDTVCPSSIAKYLCDINLEVTCHSLEVKKVTPDIKSIPTLVDTDIEEMVEWVGMLAHEGDLRPTEGYVSLYCEPECSAPLQSSRISLLIIKGFLTPNILSNVCKSLSDYVVSRDLENYWASISIQSMENSLWQWSPSSPKMFQAHNCSSNIFFCKDGCTLFSIGQLKYS
- the LOC123658572 gene encoding superoxide dismutase [Cu-Zn] → MPAKAVCVLNGDVSGTVFFDQKDANSPVIVSGEVSGLSKGLHGFHIHEFGDNTNGCTSAGPHFNPLKQDHGAPDAAVRHVGDLGNIEATSAGGVTKVNIQDSQISLTGPNSIVGRTLVVHADPDDLGVGGHELSKTTGNAGARIACGVIGLAKA